In Posidoniimonas polymericola, the sequence TGAATCATCGCCTAGTGTTGGGGTTGATAGCGCACGACCATATGGTGCGACAGAAGTTGGACGGAGAGTGGTACTGGCAAAGAATGTCAGGTGAGCTGTTTCCGCCTGACCAACTGGACGATGACAAAGCAACGTTCGAGCGCATATTGAGATTCTACAATATGGGTCAGCCAAACCATTTCTACGGGTAGCCGTTAAGCGGCACTGGACTGGGCGGGCGCTCGAGGAAAGGTCTGGGGCAGGTTCAGCGCGCTGGCGATCCTTCCGAAGAACCAGCAACCGCCGCTCGGTAGCGGCGACCAGCTATTAGCCCCCATCTACTCCCCGGCCTTCAGCACCACCCGGTACCGCGCCTCGCCCGACTCGAGCCGCGCCATGGCCTCGTTGATCTGGCTCATCGGGTACTGCTCGGTCAGCGGTTTGATGTCGTGGCGGGCGCAGAACTCGAGCATCTCCTTGGCGCGGACGATTGCGCCGGTTGGCGACGCGCTGATTGATTTTTGGCCGGCGATCAGCGGGAACACGGTCGCCTCGATCTTCTCGGCGGCGCCGACCAGGTGCAGCGTGCCGCCCGGGCGGAGGGTGTTGATATAGGCATCCCAGTCCAGGGACGCGTTGACGGTCACCAGCACCATGTCGTAGGAGCCGGCGGCCGACTTGAGCGCCTGCTCGTCACGCGAGTTGAGGAAGTGGTGGGCGCCCAGCTGGCGGGCCTCGTCCTCCTTCTCCGGCGAGGTGCTGAACGCGGTCACCTCGCAGCCCCACGCGTTGGCGAACTGCAACGCCATATGCCCCAGGCCGCCAATGCCGACGACCGCCACGCGGGCGGTCGGGGCGATGTCGTTCTCAACTAGCGGGTTGAACACCGTCAGCCCACCGCAGAACAGCGGCCCGCAGTCGACCGACGAGACGCCCTCGGGGATCGGCAGGCACCACGCGGCCTGCGCCCTGACGCGGTCGGCGAAGCCGCCGTGGCGGCCGACGATGGTCCCCTCGGCGTCGGGGCAGCGGTTCTGGTAGCCCGACAGGCACTGGTCGCACCGCAGGCAGGAGCCCGACGTCCAGCCGACGCCGACCCGCTGGCCGACCTCGAGCCCACGCACGCGGTCGCCTACCGCGGCGACGCGGCCGGCAACCTCGTGCCCGCCGACAAACGGGTATTGGGAGATGCCCCAGTCGTTCTTCTTCATGCTGAGATCGCTGTGGCAGACGCCGCAGAACTCGACCTCGACTTCGACATGGTCGGCCGCGAGCTCACCGGGGTCATACTCGAATGGCTCGAAGTCGGCTTCGGGAGCAGACGCGGCGTAGGCGTGGATCATTCGGAGATCTCTCGGCAAAGGTTTGGGGCAGGGAGTCGGAGCCGTTCAGCCGTCGATTATGCAGGCGCTAGAGGCGTCCGTGCTAGGCTCGGCATCGCATGCTACTGTCGAGGCAAGGTTAGGGGACGGGCCGGTCGGTTCAGAAGTCCCCGGGGCTGTGCCTTCCGCTGTCCTGACGCGGCGGGCGACCTGGTTCCCAATCCGACCGCTGCAGCTCTGCGACGGCTTCGTCGGACGGTCGCCGGGCCGTTGAGCGGTTAACCGAGGGAGAATTCTCTACCGGTTGCGCAAGCGGCTCTTTACCTCGCGCAGAAGTCGTTGCGCAACAACTTGTTTGGTTGACGGCCACCGGGAAGCCGAACACGATCAACCGAAGCGCTGCCGCCGGTTTGCGGCGTGTCGATACAGGCGATCGAACACCTAAGGAGCGACCTCATGACTCGGACTCTACCTGTGCTCGCGGCCACCGCGGCCGCGGCGACCCTGTTTGCTGCTGCGGCAAACGCAGCACTCTTCTCAGACGACTTCAACGACGGCGCCGCCGGGACCCGGTGGTCGATCGTCAGCCAGCAAGAGGGCGAAGTTGGTCCCGATGGCAGCGTTGACTTCGCCTTCGATTACAGCACGCTGGGCATCGCCAACCCCAGCGGCGGCACGGACACCACCGGCGTGTTCGTGCAGGTCAACAAAGTCGACGACGGCCCCGTCAACGAGGGCGAGTCCTACGCCATCTACCCCACCGGCATGAGCTTCTCGGGCAACTACACCCTGCTGGCCGACATGTTTGTCTACAACGACGGCGGTGGCGGATCGACCGAGCACGGCATGGCCGGCCTGTTCCTCGACAACAACGCCCCAGTCGCCCCTTACGAATTCGGCGCTTCCGGCGGGCCGCTCGCGTGGGTCTACTCCGGCGAAGGCGGCGACGGCACCGGCGACCTCGGCATTTACGCCGAGGGCAACGCTACCAGCACGGGGTACACCGGCCTTGGCGACTACGCCGACCAGCCGGTCCTCCCGGCAGGCTTCGACGCCTCCGCTGGGCCAGCATCGACCAACCCGCGTGGCTCGTGGGTAAAGGTCGGCGTTCGCGTCAACGGTGACCTTGTTAGTTACATGCTCAATGGCGTCGTGATGGACACCTACGACAACAGCGGCGGGTTCTACAGCGGCGGCAACATCCTGCTGGGCGGCATGGACGTCTTCAACTCGGCGAACGGCGCCAACGGCGTCATCATCGACAACGTGGTAGTTACGCCCGAGCCGGCCAGCGTCGCGCTGGCGCTGCTCGGCTGCCTAACCGCCGTGGGGCGCAAGCGTCGCCGCTAGGCGTTGCTGAGTTCATTCGCGTAAAAGAGCCTCCCTGAGCACGCTTGCCAGGGGGGCTCTTGTTGTTTGAGGGAGTTTGCTAGGCAGGCGTCTGCACGCGTCGGTAGACCGCCTCGACGATACTGTACACGCCGTAGCAGAACAGCCCCGCGGCGACCGCGGCCATCAGCCACGGGCCGTACGCCTGGGCTCGGATCCAGTGGAGCGCTTCGGGCAGGCCGCCGGCCTTCTCGGGGTTGGTGGTCACCGCGGCGTAGACAATGAAGCCGCCGATGATGGCGAACACCACGCCACGTTACGCCGTTAACCCTCTGACAGTAGTAAGATTGGTCTTGATGCGGTGGCTTGGTCGCCTTAGAGGCGGTGTGGAAGAT encodes:
- a CDS encoding PEP-CTERM sorting domain-containing protein (PEP-CTERM proteins occur, often in large numbers, in the proteomes of bacteria that also encode an exosortase, a predicted intramembrane cysteine proteinase. The presence of a PEP-CTERM domain at a protein's C-terminus predicts cleavage within the sorting domain, followed by covalent anchoring to some some component of the (usually Gram-negative) cell surface. Many PEP-CTERM proteins exhibit an unusual sequence composition that includes large numbers of potential glycosylation sites. Expression of one such protein has been shown restore the ability of a bacterium to form floc, a type of biofilm.), translating into MTRTLPVLAATAAAATLFAAAANAALFSDDFNDGAAGTRWSIVSQQEGEVGPDGSVDFAFDYSTLGIANPSGGTDTTGVFVQVNKVDDGPVNEGESYAIYPTGMSFSGNYTLLADMFVYNDGGGGSTEHGMAGLFLDNNAPVAPYEFGASGGPLAWVYSGEGGDGTGDLGIYAEGNATSTGYTGLGDYADQPVLPAGFDASAGPASTNPRGSWVKVGVRVNGDLVSYMLNGVVMDTYDNSGGFYSGGNILLGGMDVFNSANGANGVIIDNVVVTPEPASVALALLGCLTAVGRKRRR
- a CDS encoding DUF1206 domain-containing protein — protein: MVFAIIGGFIVYAAVTTNPEKAGGLPEALHWIRAQAYGPWLMAAVAAGLFCYGVYSIVEAVYRRVQTPA
- the ahr gene encoding NADPH-dependent aldehyde reductase Ahr; this translates as MIHAYAASAPEADFEPFEYDPGELAADHVEVEVEFCGVCHSDLSMKKNDWGISQYPFVGGHEVAGRVAAVGDRVRGLEVGQRVGVGWTSGSCLRCDQCLSGYQNRCPDAEGTIVGRHGGFADRVRAQAAWCLPIPEGVSSVDCGPLFCGGLTVFNPLVENDIAPTARVAVVGIGGLGHMALQFANAWGCEVTAFSTSPEKEDEARQLGAHHFLNSRDEQALKSAAGSYDMVLVTVNASLDWDAYINTLRPGGTLHLVGAAEKIEATVFPLIAGQKSISASPTGAIVRAKEMLEFCARHDIKPLTEQYPMSQINEAMARLESGEARYRVVLKAGE